The Priestia megaterium NBRC 15308 = ATCC 14581 region CTATACATATATAAGGAGAGTCTTCATGCATAAAAATCAGGACTTATATCATTTTTTCAAAGAACATTCTCTTCAATTAACTGAAGACTGGTACAATCAGCTCGACGATGAAAATGAGTTCTCTGTCTATTCGAGTAAAAATCCAGCAATTGTGAAAGAACTGAAGCAGCAAAATCAAGATTATTTTCAGCATTTATTTGACGTGTTTATAAAGGATGAGGAGTATTTTTTTTCAGATTTTCAGCAGTGGTCGATAGAACTAGCGCGTGATCCAAAGCATTTAAGTACGCCTCTTCACTTTATTATTCGAGAATATTTTAATTCACAAAAAATTGCCGTCAATTACTTAAAGAAGTTTATCTCTTTGCATTCGAATGAAGTAAGCGCAGATAAGATATTTATGTGGTATGACATTATTGTTAAAGCTTTTGATCTATCTATTTATATCTTTATTCAAGAATATCATAAAAA contains the following coding sequences:
- a CDS encoding STAS domain-containing protein — protein: MHKNQDLYHFFKEHSLQLTEDWYNQLDDENEFSVYSSKNPAIVKELKQQNQDYFQHLFDVFIKDEEYFFSDFQQWSIELARDPKHLSTPLHFIIREYFNSQKIAVNYLKKFISLHSNEVSADKIFMWYDIIVKAFDLSIYIFIQEYHKNTQEQLNAQKELINELSSPVIMLQNKVALLPLVGDIGTVKSQFILENTLQQCSKKDVEHLCIDLLGVATIDTMMAQEIFNLVKALRLIGVQTILSGIRPEISQTAIRLGLSFEHVKTTSSLAQALNSIG